A segment of the Nitrosopumilus sp. genome:
TGAACACTCCTCAGGATGCAGTGATTGTATCATGGTGGGATTATGGGTATTGGATTACCACAATGTCAGAAAGAATCACCGTAGCTGATAATGCTACAATTGATTCTAAACAAATTAAAAATATCGCAAAAATATTTCTTAACTCGCCTGATGAAAGTTGGAGCATGCTACGGGAAATGAATGTTGATTATGTGGTCGTATTTGTTGCTGCTCAAAACTTAGGTGTGGATCTTGAAGGAAAATCCCTGTATGTACTGGGCGGAGGTGGCGATGAATCTAAAAAACAATGGTTTATGCGCATAGCTGATGTTCCATTGTCAGAATACTTGCATTCTGATGGGATGAGCGGTACTGATTATTTTTGGAATGAAACATTGTTAGGTAAAATGATTCCATTTACACCATTGGCATATCATAATTTTCAAAATCAACAGCAATCTGAAATTTTCAGATCTGGATTTTCTGAAATTAGCATTAAAGAAATTAAATATTATTCTGACAACGATCCTCTAAAACTGATTTATGCTTCACCTAGTTTCACTAATGAAAATAATGTACCTGTAACTGGGATATTTATTTATGAAATAAATGAAAATTATGTGCCTATCATTCCTTAGTAGGGTGTTTTAGATAAATGAAAAAATCTCAAAAAGATTTTGGGGTGGTGTATTTTAACATAGTTTAATCATGAAATATTTTGATAGATGTAAATTCAATCAACAAATTAAACTTTGATGAATGTCATATTCAGATGTACTGATAAATTATTTTCAAAGGTCTTAAATTTTTTATTATGTATTTGAAAAATCCGTATGCAATTTATGTCTAGATGATTCAATACAATTATTCAGTTGATATATTTTGAATGAGAAAAAAATAAAAACAACTGTAATAATTCCTGCAAGAAATGAAAGTAATTTTTTGGGTTCCACGTTAGATGCTCTAAAACTTCAAACTTTTCAATCCGATAGAATCATTGTTGTAAATGACGGATCTACGGATAATACATCTGATGTTGCAAAAAGTTTCAATGTCGATGTCATAGATCTTCCAGATAGGGGTTACAGAGCAACGGGAAAGCCTATTTTAGCTGATGTCATCAATAAAGGGCTTGAAAGCATAAAAAATAATGAATGTAAGTATGTCATGATCCTGGGATCTGATCATGTTCTTTCACCTGATTATATTTCAAAAATTATAGAAATTATGGAGCAAGATGATCAAATTGTTATTGCCTCTGGCATTATCAAAGGAGAGCCTCAAAGAGATACTTCTCCTAGAGGTTCAGGCAGAGTTGTAAGATATGACTATTGGAAAAAACTTGGACTGAGATATCCTTCAGGATATGGTTTTGAAAGTTATATCGTTTACAAAGCTTTAGTTGATTGTTTCAACGTCCGAGTAATTCGTAATGCTAGTAGTTGGTCACAAAGACCTACTGGAAAGACTACCAACTATAGAAATTATGGAAAAGCAATGAGATCCTTGGGCTATCATCCGTTATATGCAATGGGAAGAATCGCTTTAACGCTGAAACATAATCCAAAAAATGCGATACATATGACATTGGGTTATTTTGAACGTAATACAAAAAAATATGACATTGCATCAAAGGTATGCAAATTTCAATCCGGAGAAATAAAGAAAAAAATAAAATTAATCATTAGAAGCAGGCTCTAGTGTTTTTACTTTGTTACATGCTTATTATTTTAATTTAATTCTTTTCCATCTTCAATTTGTTTAAGGACTCTTCTAAAATCTGCTAGTTCTTCTTTGGATGCTTCTCCAGTTTGTGCATCTAACAATACTCGGATCATTTTTGCAAACAAAGGATTTTGTCTTAATGTGACGTCTAAATCAATTTTCAATTGAGACTTTCTGTGCCATCTTCCAATGATTATGGCAACTGGTATGTATAGGAAAATGAAAAGAATTGAAAATATGCCTAGATTTCCCATTATTTCGTCTAATATTGGTATCCGTTCAATGAGTAATCTATGAGAAATTAAAATAAAATTTCCTAGTGACAATAGAAAAATAAGATAATAACTATGACCCTGTCTAAAATCGAACCATCTTCTTCTTACCCACAACTTGTCCATACTAGATTATCGATAATTTATATTGTTTTTAAATTTATTATCGCTCAAATCTATTCTTTGTTCAATTAATACAATAAACATTAATTGATTCTATGTGTTCAGATTTGAATTTCATGATTGATTGATACATAATTTTTCTGTAAATTATTAAATCAAAGATATGTATCCCAAAGAATCATACAAATTACAACATATGTTAAATGTAATTGCTTCTTTGATGTATGATTTTTTAAAGAATATTTTGTCTTCAAGTATCTTTAAAATAATTTTCTTAAAATATTATATTTTTTAAAATAAATCTTTGATAAATTTATTATCATATTTTTTCATAAAGTGAGTTTGGAGTAAACCATGTTTTTTTGTTAAAAATCTTCTTTCAAGATTTCCAATTGCTCTTCAATTTTTCCATAACCATCGAGCCACTTGTCATATTTTTTGAAAGATGATGCCCTTGACAATCGTAACATGAGTACTTGTTTTTGACAAAATTGCTGAAAAAATGTCGCCAATTGATCCGGAGTCTCGTATTATCGCAAAAATGATGCGGGAACATTTTTTGTCTTTAACTGGGGAATCTTTGAAAAATAACTTTCTTTAGTAATATTGGGTCATATGTCGTACATTCTGTATATTACTTGAGAAATAAATTTTTCTTGTGGTGCTATGTCAAGCAATTATTTATGTTACATTTTTGGTGAAATACAGTCAATCAAATCAAAGATAATCATTTTAAATATGGCTGGAATATTTTTTATTCATGGACCGTGACACGATTATTGATTCCTCACTTAGAACGGTTGAATGGAAAAATAATAAAGTGATAATGATTGATCAGACAAAATTACCAAATGAACTTGTATTTGTGGAGTATGATGATTTTAACCAGGTTGCCAATGCCATCAAAACTCTGGTGGTTCGTGGAGCTCCTGCAATTGGGGTTTCTGGTGCATTTGGTTTGGCATTAGCTGTTTTACAAAGTCACGCAGCATCAAAAGATGAAATGTTGTCAGGATTAGAAGATGCAAGAAAAATTCTATTTGCAACTAGACCGACTGCAGTAAATCTGGGCTGGGGTTTGGAACAAATCATGAATGTTGCAAAGACTGGGGACTCGATTGATCAAATTAAAGAATTAGTTATTTCTAAAGCCAAAAAAATGGCAGATGATGATATTGAGATTAACAAATCTATGGGTAAGAATGGTTCTGTTCTTTTTGAGAATAATGACATAATTATGACTCATTGCAATGCAGGCGCATTAGCTACCGTGGCTTATGGAACAGCATTGGGTGTAATTAGAGCAATTAGAGAAAGTGGAAAAAATGTAAAAGTCATTGCCACCGAAACCCGGCCAATTCAACAGGGTTCAAGACTGACGGCATTTGAGCTAAAGCATGACGGATTTGATGTTAGTTTGATTCCAGATACTGCCGTAGGTTATTCCATGGCAAATGGATTGGTTAACAAAGTTGTAGTAGGTGCAGATAGAATTGTAAAAACAGGACATGTCTTTAACAAGATTGGAACATATCAAGTAGCTACCATGGCCAAACAGCATGGGATTCCATTTTATGTCGCTGCACCATTATCCACGATTGACTTGGAGACCAAGGCTGATGATGTCATCATTGAAATGCGAAATGGATCTGAGGTTACTGGCGTTGGTGAGAAAAAGACTGCTCCTGATGATGTAAATGTGATTAATCCTGCATTTGATATGACACCTCCAGAATTAATTTCGGGAATAATTACCGAAAAGGGCGTAGCCGTTGCTCCATTTGAGGAATCACTTAAAAAATTATTTCAAGCTAATTAATAAAGTTTTTATTGTTTTTGAAACTGCAATCTACAATATGAGCACTGTTTCTGTACAAGCAATTGAGGATTCCTTAAAACAATGCATGGATCCTGAAGTCCCTCTTAATATCGTAGAAATGGGGCTGATTTATGGAATTGACGTTACTGAAAATAATGATGTTAATATTAAAATGACAATGACCACACAGGGGTGTCCACTGCACGAAACTTTAGTTCAGGATGCCACTAGATATGCCAAAAAAGTTCCTGGAGTAAATAATGTAAAAATAGACATTGTATGGGAACCTGCATGGTCAATGGATAAGATGACTGAAGAGGGAAAAATTAAGATTAAAAATATGGGTGCTAATATGAATACCCCTGCACCAATTAACTATGAAACTGCATTGCCTCAGGGTGTTGGAAAATTGGTTAAACAAGAAGATGGCTCAATGGTTTTGGCAAATGAACATGAGCAAGGCTTTATGGTAAATCAGGCAATTGTTGACTTTTGGAAATCTTGTAATGGAGAGCGCAAAGTTACAGAACTTGTACAAGTATTTGCTCAGCAAACAGGTTTGCAAAGAAACCAGGTAGAAAAAGAAGTCATGCAGCTGTTGCAACAATTACGTGACGGCGGTTTGATTGCAATTGCAGGTCAACCTAACACACCTAACGTTGAATTTAAAAAATAGTCTCAAAAGACATAGTTGGAATTTGCACCATCAAAGTTTATTGTAACACCTGTTAGGTATTTTATGTCATTTTCAATAATAGATTTTACAAAATTGCCAATCTCTTCAGGCCTTCCCAGCCTTCTCATAGGTAGTGTTTTTTCAAATTCTTTTACATTTTCTATCAATTCCTGAGTTCTATCTGTATCAATTGGACCTGGTGCGATATTGATACAATTAATGTTTCTTTGAGCATATTCTTTGCTTAATACTTTAAAAACTTCGGTGAATGCTGCACGATATGCTGAAGATATTATCAATTTTGCATTTGGCTCTTTAATTACACTTGAACTAATCAAAAATATGTATCCTCCATTGTTGATCTTTATTTTCTGCAGAATGGTGCAAAATCCCAAAAATAATTGATTATGATATGTGTTCCAATCCTTTTCAGTTATGTCTGCAAATGGTTTTGGATGTGGCCCCCCTGTATTTAGAACCAGGATGTCTGTCTCATCATGTTCTTCTAGAAATTTTTTTACACTATTCAAATCTGATGTGTCGATATCTTTTTTGGATGCTGCAAATACATCCACCTGTATTGTTCTAAGTGAATCTGAAATTGCTTTCCCTATTCCACGTGAACCGCCAAGAACAATTGCTTTGGTCATGCTATTTCCGTAGATTGGATAATTAAATTTCTTTAATATCTGTGATTGTGCCTAAGACTGAGTCCATCTGTATTATGGCCTTTTTTTCCTCCCACCCAAGTGCCACATACCAATCTCCTGCATCATCATGGTACTTTGTTTCAAGTGTTTTGATATCTTCAGGTTTAACATTGTATTTTTTTGCAATGCCTGAAACAGCTAGTGCAATGGCATCTTTTTCCTTTTCTAGACGTCTTTTCATTAATCCAATTCCAGGACTCATATCTTACTTGTCTTATCTCATCTAATATAGTTAATTCATAAGATTACTCACAATATCGAATTTTTCCAATTTGCAGTATTGCTATATTTCAAATAGCCCTATTTTAGGAAAAAGACAAAATGAAACTAAGCCAAATATTTTCCAATTCTGCTCTTGCAAAATCAAGTACTTTGGTTTCATTGGTATCAATTTTGGCAGTTATTGGACCTGTTGTTATTGTTTCAGCAGGGTTTTGGGATGCAATTTCTCATCTTCAAAAGGAACCTGAATTTTTCTGGAGTCCCTCACACATTGTGGTTTATTTTGGAGTTTCTATAACTAGTTGTGCTGCAATTATTGGGTGCATGCTAATATTCAAAAAATCAGTTCATGGCTCTCTTAAAACTGGTATCCATCTTGTTATTGTAGGTTCTATCGTTCAGATTGTTGCCGGTTTTGGAGATTCTTTATCTCATGATCTCTTTGGAATTGATGGATTGATTTCATGGTCACATCAGCCGCTTGAATTTGGATTGGTACTTGCATCGTTAGGTTCTGTTTTGATACTGAAAAATAGAGAACACACTAAACTCAAAATGTTTCTTCCCTTCTCGATCATCGCTTTCTTATTTTTTGCTACCTGGCTAATTTTTAACTTGGTTCTAACTTTTGGACACGTTGTTCAATGTATTCAAATCTATGAGATATTTGCTTCAGGTTGCTCCATTTTGTAATTCTTTATTTTGAAATAGGATGCAATCATAATCAAAACTGCGCCTACAAGTATGATAATTCCTGAAGGAAACATTTTTTGTGAGTTTGTATCGCCAAATTCTATCTGGAGATTGATTGTATCTTTTGAAACATTCAAAACTTTTAATGTATGTGTGCCACTTTCGCTAAAATCAAAGTATCCTACTGACATTTTTGTCTGAATTTTTTGCTCTTGTATGATATTATTTTTAGTGTCTAGTACTTGAACAAATATCTCATTTCCTGAAAATTCTGGTATGTAGAATTTGTAATATCCTATATCTGAGCCTGAGAACTCTGTTTTTGTTTCAAAAGAGTCTGATTCTTTTAGCAAAGTTGAATCATGCATTTTTTCGGTTTCATCAAAAATTAATGATGTCCAAACTATTCCTACGATTACCAATACCAGTCCAACTTTTAATGACAAACTCATCATTTTATCATATGAAAAATCATTTTGCTTAATAAGATATCTAAGGACTCGGAGGGCTTCGATCCCTCGACCTAGCGGTTCGAAGCCGCTCGCACTATCCAGACTGTGCAACGAGTCCAAACAAGTAAGAATTTAACGGGTCTAAATATCTGTCTAGATACTTTGAAGGTATCAAAAAAAGTTGTTGGAGTCGAATATGCTATAAGAGATATCGTTCTAGCTGCTAGAAAAGTAGAACAAAAAGGCATGCACGTTGATTACCTAAACATTGGAGATCCTGTCCAATTTGGATTTCAACCTCCTGACAATGTAAAACAAGCTCTGATTAATGCAATTAACAACGGTGATAATTTCTATTCGTCATCAGAAGGCCTTTTGGAACTGAGACAAGAAATTGCAAAAAAAGAAAATGCTAAAGGACTCTCAATTACTGCTGATGATATTTTAATTACAAATGGGGTTTCTGAAGGTCTTGACATGGTAATTTCTTCAATTGTTGAAGAAGGTGACGAGGTATTATTGCCAGGACCATATTATCCTCCGTACGCTTCGTATGTCAGATTACATGGAGGAGTGCCTGTGGAGTTTGGTGTTGATTTGAACAACTCGACGCCTGACATTGATGATATAAAATCTAAAATCACCTCAAAGACTGTTGCTATCTGCTTAATCAGTCCAAACAATCCTACCGGAGTTGTATTTAATGAAAATTCTCTCAAAAAACTTGTGGATCTTGCAAATGAGCATAATCTTTACATTATTTGTGATGAAATTTATGATCAAATAATATTTGATGATAAATTTGTAGGAATTGGTAAAGTTGCTGGAAATTCACCAATAATTGTTCTAAATGGCTTCTCCAAAGTCCATTTGATGTCTGGTTGGAGAATTGGATACATTGCGTTTAATCAGTCCCCGCAGCTTGAAGAATTGCGTCAACATCTTCCTAAACTAGCTAGAGTCAGGATAGCAACCAGTCTTCCAGTGCAATACGCAGCTCTAGAGTCTCTTCGTGGTTCTCAAGACTACATTCATGATTTTGTTTCAGAAATTAAAAAGCATAGAGATCTGGTTATTAAGCGAATTAATGAAATGCCCGGACTGTCATGTCCAAATCCTAAGGGTGCATTCTATGCATTTCCAAAGATTGAAGACAATAGGTTTGGAAATGATAAACAATTTGTAACAAAATTACTGCAACAAAAGGGAGTACTTACAGTTCACGGTTCTGGATTTGGCGAACAATATGGAAATGGGCATTTTAGATTAGTCTATCTTCCGAATCTTGAAGTTTTGGATTCTGCAATGAATAAAATTCAAGAGTTTGTAAGTCAGTAACTCCAAACTGTAAATTCTTTGGGAATGACTTCTATGATACAATCCGTATCGTCCAATAATGTTCTTGCAGATTCATCATCTAATGATTTAAAATATCGTAAAAGAATCTTTTTTGCAATAGTTTTAACTTTCTTGCTATCTAAAATTAGATTTGCGCTTCCCTTAACCAAAACACCGTAAATGTTTGGAGCATTAATTCCAATATCCACACAGCATGATACTTTATCGTTTTTCTTTACGTTTTTTACTTTTACAGTTTTTGTATTTGTCCCGATGTGGAATTTTTTTCCATTGTACCTATACCATACAGGCACAATGTGTGGATCTTTACTTTTACCGACTGTCGCTAATCGCAATATCTTTTGTTCTTTTAGAAATTCATCCCTTTTGCTCATGTTTTCTTAGTCCCAACAATATCATGAATACTCCAAAGCCTATCATTGCCACAGAAACCTTTTCGTTTGTAAATTCACTATTGTACAAAAATTCTTCTACAAAATCTATTCCCCATATTAACAGCTGCTGAATTAAGACTGTTCCTCCCATCACACAAAAAAGTACTCCGATTGCTGAAAACCAATTCCTACCGCGTCTATAGTGTTCGTGACTCATGATAAATGATAAAGTGGACTTAGATGATTTTGATGCCAGGATTCTTTATCTTATTTCTAATCATTGCATTTAGTAGCAATGGCGTACACATTTCTGCAAGATAAGATAATTCAATTGGACCTAGATATAGGGATCTTAATCCTTTGATTTCATCAATCAAGCTGTTTACTATCGCAACTGATTCTTTATCGTCTCCACAAACAAAGATGTCGTAATCTAGCTCTAGTGTTGGATTGACCAGTTTTTTTTCAGAAATTACATGAAATGCAGAAACCAATTTTGACTTATCTTTCATGTGTTCTGAAACCAGTTTGTATGAAAATGGTTTGTTTTCTTTAATCGAAACACACTCAAATCCTACGTCTGTTTTTGTCATTGGAACAATTGGAGATACAACAACACAACTGTCCTTAACTTCCGATAAAATTCCTGAACATACAGAATCAATATTCTCATATGGGATTGACAAAATCAAAACATCACTTTCTCTTGCAACTGAAACATTGTCGTTTCCAGAAATCGTACCTTTAATTTCTCCAAAAGCTTCTTTTGCAAGATTTGCATATTCTATAGCTGATTCAGATGCTCTTGCAGCATCTCTAGAACCAATAATTACATCATTGTTTTGTGACCATCTTAGGGCAAATCCTTTACCCATTCCGCCAGTTCCACCGATTATTCCAATTTTCATGATCTCTGCTTGTCAATGTTATTATTATCTCTATTTAAAATCCGTTCAAATTGGGACAGATAATTTTTCTTAGACATGGTCAAGCAAAAAATAACACTGAAAGAATTTTGGCCGGACGAACAGAAGGTATTCCATTAACTGAGGTTGGAATTGAGCAAGCAAAGCATACTGCTGAACTGCTTGAACACATGAATATTTCTGCAATCTATTCCAGTCCTATTCAGAGGGCAAAACATACGGCAGAAATCGTAGGTCAACATAATTCTGTTGATGTTACAATTGATGATAGATTGATTGAACTAGATATGGGAAAGTTTACTGGCATGCCCTATGATGAGATTATTAACAGTCATGGCAATGTATTCATGAAATTCTATAATGGAGAATTAGAAATTGCTCATAACGGTGTGGAGACTTTTTTTGACGTAAAAAAACGAGTTTTGGGAATAGTTAATCACGTAATAGAAAGTCATCCTGATGAAAACGTTGTACTTGTGACTCATATGGACCCGATCAAAGCCATGTTGTCTACAATAGTGGATTTGTCTTCTACGAATCTCTTTGAGTTAATTATTGCAAATGCCTCTTTGAACATCTTTAAAGAAAAGAATCAAAAATTCTCTCTTTCTGGACTTAATGTAATGCATACATCCAGATTCGATCAAAATTGGTAATTAGTAATCTTGAAAACCCTTAAATAGAAATTATAGTTCACGTCATTCAGTCGCTAATGAAGAAGTTTATTGCACCACTCTTGGTATTGGCAGCTTTGGTAATAGTATCAGCTGTAGATTTGGCATTTGCTGCAGGAGATGAACCTGGAGAATATCTTGATAGAAGAGTGGTTATTTGGAATTTATTTTATAGATTAATGACTGTTGCATTTACCGTAGGTGCAGTAGTATCTGGAACAATGATTTGGCAGTGTTGGAGATTCAGAGAATCTCATCCAAAGGCAAAGCCTACTCCTTATGAGGGAACTGACTGGTAGAAATGAGTGGGCATTCAAATTGGCCTGAATGGGTTTATGTAGGAGTTGTGATTGCCTTGATGTGTTGGGTAGGGGCAGAAGCTTGGGAAGCTGAAAGGCTTGTTGAACACGTTCCTGCAGATGCAAAAACGATTATTGTAACTGGACAACAGTGGTTCTGGACATTTGAACATGAAGATGGGACCAAAGAAATTGGTGAATTACACGTTGAAAAAGGTAAGGCATACAAGTTCGAGATAGGATCAAAAGATGTCAATCATTCCTTTAATATTCACGACTATGTGGTTTTAATGGATGCAATTCCTGGCAGGGTTACCACTGTATGGTTCGCACCTATGGAGGTTGGAACCCATGATATTCAATGTAGAGAATACTGTGGATTAATTCACTATAACATGAGAGCTACACTTATTGTTGAGGAGCCATCATCTTGATAACGCTTTTATCTCAAATTATTGTTGAGGAGACTATCTAATGGTTCTAGAATTACAAAAGCCACGACCAATCTGGCAAATCATGTTTTCAACACATCATACTGATGTCGGTTTACTTTATCTGATAATGTCTATTGCATTTTTGTTCTTGGGTGGTGCATTAGCTCTTGCAATTAGAGCGGAATTATTCTTGCCTGGCGCACAAATAATTGGTGATGCCATGACCTTTAACAGAATATTTACAGTTCACGGTACTACATTGATCTTTCTATTTATCATTCCCTTTGCATCTGCAGTAGGTAACTACTACGTTCCAATCATGGTTAGATACAAGGATATGGCATATCCAAAACTTAATGCAATCGCATTTTGGATGATTCCTCCTGGTGGAGCTCTTATTTGGTTAGGATTTGCAGATTTCACATGGTATGCAACACCGCCTTATTCTATCATAAGTGCTCCAGGTCCTGCCGCAGACATGTGGATTTTTGGATTAAAGATTTTGGGTATTTCATCCATACTTGGTGCCATTAATTTTGTAGTCACAATCCTTAAGTGTAAACATCCTGACATGTCAATTGGGCAGGTTCCATTATTGGCATGGTCTTTCCTTTCTTCATCTCTGATTATACTTGTTGCAATTCCAACGTTCGCAGCTGCACTTTTGATGTTGCTAACTGACAGACTTGGTGTAAGTGGATTCTTTAACCCTGCAATGGGAGGAGATCCAATTGCTTATGCACACTTGTTCTGGTTTACATTCCATCCTGAGGTCTATGTATTGGTCATCCCAGCAATTGGCATGATGTATGAAATTATTCCAAGATTCTCAAGAAAACCGATATACAGTTATAACTCTGGTATCTTTGCATTTGTTTTACTGTCCATTGTCGGTTTCTCATCCTGGGCACACCACATGTATGCAACTGGTATGTCATTTACTGAAAAGACAGTCTTCATGGTTGGTACTCTTGCAGCAGTACCAGCATCTGCAATGCACGTATTCAACTTTATTGCAACCATGTGGAATGGCAGAATCAAGTTCCTAACGCCAATGATGTGGTCAGTTGGAGGAATAGCATTGTTCTTCTCTGCTGGAGCAGGCGGTGTTGCAAATGCCGCGATGCCATTGGACTTTACAACACACGATACGTATTGGGTGGTTGGTCACTTCCATCTCTTTGTCATGGGTACTATCGCATTTGGATCAATAGGTTTCATCTACTACATGTTCCCATATGTCACGGGTAGAATGTACAATGAAACCATGGGTAAGGTTCACTTTATCATGTCATTTATTGGAACCGTGCTAGTATTCTTTACACAACACGTACTTGGTTTGTATGGAATGCCAAGAAGAATTTTCGATTATCCTCCAATCCCAGAATGGATTGCAATGAACCAAATTGCATCAGTAGGTGCAATGATTATTGGTATTAGCATGGTAATTTTCTTAGCAAACCTCATTCACAGTTCTGCAAAAGGAAAACTTGCAAACACAGACGATCCATTCGATCTGGGTGGGAAATACTATTATCCTTTCGAGGCAAAGAACCCATCACATTAGGAGAATTATGATATGACTGAAATTAACCCCCAAACAGTTTACAGAACAACTCCAGCTAGAACTGGAAAAATGATGGCAATCATGTTGGGTATTTGTCTTGTCGGTGGGGCTATCTTCTTCTCGATGTGGGACTATTGGATTTCAGAACCAGCTCCTGTAGTGGCATTAATGGCAGGAAGTACTGATCATGCAGCACCAGCGGCACAAACTGGACAAACGATTACGTCTGATCTTTCGTTTATAGAATCGTCTGATTTCAGGACTTTGGCATTTAATGCGTTACCTGGTGAGTCTGACAATAATCCAACTATTAACATGAATGTAGGCGATAAAGTTGTCTTTAATGTGATAAATGATGGAAAGTCCTTCCATTCCTTTGGTGTTACCAAAGATGCTGAGGGATTTGGTGGAATCTTTCCTGGAAGTGAAGTTGCTACGGCTTCAAATCCTTTAAAGTCAGGTGAAAGCGGTTCATCTGAATTTATTGCAGGTGAAGAAGGAACTTACTATTACATTTGTACTGTCCCTGGTCATAGAGATCAAGGAATGGTAGGTGAAATTATAATTGGCCCTGCACAGGGTGGTGCCTCTTCTGGAGTTGCTGCTGCCCCAACAGGAGTATCTCATGACTTGACTTTGGACTTTGTAGAATCATCTGATTTCAGGACTTTGGCATTTAATGCATTGCCTGGTGAGGATGGATATAATCCTGATGTCAAAGTAAATTCTGGTGATGAGGTGACTGTCACTTCTAATAATTTAGGTAAATCTTTTCATGCATTTGGAGTTGTCACAAATCCTGAAGACTTTAACAGTATAGTGATGGATTCTGCAATTGCTGCAGCAACAAATCCACTTAAACCTGGTGAGGGTGGTAGTGTAACATTCACTGCAGGTGCACCTGGAACTTACTATTACATTTGTACCGTTCCGGGACATGCATTACAAGGCATGCAAGGTAGTTTCATTATAGAATAGCTTTGGCAATCCAATATCTTGCATTGGTGACAATGATGGTCTTGTATTCTCTGATGTTTATCGGAGGATATGTTTCGGCAGCCGGACTGGGACTTACTTGTCCTGAATGGCCTTTGTGTCCTGATGGTATAATGCCGTCAGAAGAGTATCTTATAGAATGGATTCACAGGTTGGTTGCAGCAACTACCGGATCACTTGTAATTGCAACAATGGTTGCGAGTCTGATTAACAAGAATTCTGATTTGAAGATTAA
Coding sequences within it:
- a CDS encoding heme transporter CcmC, which translates into the protein MKKFIAPLLVLAALVIVSAVDLAFAAGDEPGEYLDRRVVIWNLFYRLMTVAFTVGAVVSGTMIWQCWRFRESHPKAKPTPYEGTDW
- a CDS encoding cytochrome c oxidase subunit I — protein: MVLELQKPRPIWQIMFSTHHTDVGLLYLIMSIAFLFLGGALALAIRAELFLPGAQIIGDAMTFNRIFTVHGTTLIFLFIIPFASAVGNYYVPIMVRYKDMAYPKLNAIAFWMIPPGGALIWLGFADFTWYATPPYSIISAPGPAADMWIFGLKILGISSILGAINFVVTILKCKHPDMSIGQVPLLAWSFLSSSLIILVAIPTFAAALLMLLTDRLGVSGFFNPAMGGDPIAYAHLFWFTFHPEVYVLVIPAIGMMYEIIPRFSRKPIYSYNSGIFAFVLLSIVGFSSWAHHMYATGMSFTEKTVFMVGTLAAVPASAMHVFNFIATMWNGRIKFLTPMMWSVGGIALFFSAGAGGVANAAMPLDFTTHDTYWVVGHFHLFVMGTIAFGSIGFIYYMFPYVTGRMYNETMGKVHFIMSFIGTVLVFFTQHVLGLYGMPRRIFDYPPIPEWIAMNQIASVGAMIIGISMVIFLANLIHSSAKGKLANTDDPFDLGGKYYYPFEAKNPSH
- a CDS encoding multicopper oxidase domain-containing protein encodes the protein MTEINPQTVYRTTPARTGKMMAIMLGICLVGGAIFFSMWDYWISEPAPVVALMAGSTDHAAPAAQTGQTITSDLSFIESSDFRTLAFNALPGESDNNPTINMNVGDKVVFNVINDGKSFHSFGVTKDAEGFGGIFPGSEVATASNPLKSGESGSSEFIAGEEGTYYYICTVPGHRDQGMVGEIIIGPAQGGASSGVAAAPTGVSHDLTLDFVESSDFRTLAFNALPGEDGYNPDVKVNSGDEVTVTSNNLGKSFHAFGVVTNPEDFNSIVMDSAIAAATNPLKPGEGGSVTFTAGAPGTYYYICTVPGHALQGMQGSFIIE
- a CDS encoding cytochrome oxidase assembly protein — its product is MAIQYLALVTMMVLYSLMFIGGYVSAAGLGLTCPEWPLCPDGIMPSEEYLIEWIHRLVAATTGSLVIATMVASLINKNSDLKIKVTSSLATVFVITQIVLGAMVIDLKLHAVLVAVHLGIGILLFSMVLLTTVFAFRVARISATSKA